A region of the Thiohalorhabdus sp. Cl-TMA genome:
ATCTCGATGAGCGGGGTGCCGGTGCGGTTGAGGTCGATGGCGGTGACGCCCTCGCCGAAGCCCTCGTGCAGGGACTTTCCCGCGTCCTCCTCCATGTGGATGCGGGTAATGCCCACCATCTTGGGCTCGCCGTCCTCGGGCTCGGTGCGCAGCCGGCCATGCTCGATGATGGGCAGCTCGTACTGCGAGGTCTGGTAGCCCTTGGGAAGGTCCGGGTAGAAGTAGTTCTTTCGCGCGAACACGGACCGCGGCCGCACCTCGGCCTCCACCGCCAGACCCATCATCACCGCCATGCGCACCGCCTCGCGGTTGAGCACGGGCAGGGTGCCCGGCATCCCGAGGCAGACGGGACAGGTCTGGGTGTTGGCCTCCGCCCCGTATTGGGTCGAGCAGCCGCAGAACAGCTTGGACTTGGTTGAAAGCTGCGCGTGGACCTCGAGTCCGATGACCGGTTCGAATTCCATGTTTGGTGCCTGCTCCGATTTCGGGGCCAGTGTTCTGTCCCGGAGATGCTGGGTTAAAGGAGCCGGGTTGGCCGAGGGGCGGGCAAGGCCTCCAGGCTCCAAGGGGTCCCTGGCCTTCGGCCATCCCTTCAGTCGCCCTCCGGCCTAGCCCGCCCCTCGGCTTAGTGCCCTATCACCCGGTTTTCCGCAACAGGACGCTAGAAGCCCTCGGGGATCCGGGTGTGCCAGTCGGTGGCCTGCTGGTACTGGTGCGCGGCGTTCAGCAGCAGGTCCTCCCGGAAGAAGTTCGCCATCATGTGCATGCCCACCGGCAGCCCGCCCTCAGAGAATCCGCACGGGAAAGAGATCCCGGGCACCCCGGCCAGGTTGGCGGCGGTGGTGTAGAGGTCCGAGAGGTACATGGCGATGGGATCGGTGGCCTTCTCGCCGATGCCGAAGGCGGCCGTGGGGCTGGTGGGCCCGGCGATCAGGTCCACCTCCTCGAAGGCCTTGGCGAAATCGTCTCGGATGCGCGTGCGCACCTTCTGGGCCTTGAGGTAGTAGGCGTCGTAGTAGCCCGCCGAGAGCACGAAGGTGCCCACCATGATGCGCCGCTGCACCTCGGCGCCGAAGCCCTCGGCGCGGGTGGACTGGTACATGTCGATGAGGTTCTCCGGCTCCGCGGTGCGGTGGGTGTAGCGCACCCCGTCGAACCGCGCCAGGTTGGAGCTGGCCTCCGCGGCGGAGATCACCTGGTAGGTGGGGATGGAGTACGGATAGTGCGGCAGGTGGATCTCGCGGACCTCGGCGCCGAGCGCCCGATACTGGTCCAGCGCCGCCTTCACCGCACGCTCCACGTCCGGGGCCAAGCCCTCGGTGAAGAACTCCGCCGGTACGCCGATGACCTTTCCCGAAAAATCGGCTTCCAGACCACCCACGTAGTCGTTCACGGGCCGGTCCACGCTGGTGGAATCGCGCTCGTCGAAGCCCGCCATGGCGGTGAGCATGTGCGCGCAGTCCTCGGCGGTGAGCGCCATGGGACCGGGCTGGTCGAGGCTGGAGGCGAAGGCCACCAGGCCGTAGCGGGAGCAGCGGCCATAGGTGGGCTTCAGGCCGGTGATGCCGCACAGCCCCGCCGGCTGGCGGATGGAGCCGCCGGTATCGGTACCGGTGGCACCGGCGCACAGCCGCGCCGCCACGGAGGCCCCGGAGCCGCCGGAAGAACCGCCGGGCACCGCATCCGTGCTCCACGGGTTGCGCACGGGACCGAAATAGCTGGTCTCGTTGGACGAGCCCATGGCGAGCTCGTCCAGGTTGGTCTTGCCCAGCACCACGGCGCCGGCCTCGCCGAGGCGCTCCACCACCGTGGCGTCGAAGGGCGACTGGTAGCTCTCCAGCATCCGCGACGCGCAGGTGGTGCGGCCCTCGACGGTGGCCAGCAGGTCCTTGTGGGCGATAGGCACCCCTTCCAGGGGTCGCGCCTCGCCGGCGGCAATGCGCCGGTCGGCGGCATCGGCGGCGGCCAGGGCGGCATCCCGGAAGGACTGCGTAAAGCTGTTCAGGCGCGGGTCCAGCTCCTCGATGCGATCGAGATAGGCCTGGGTGACCTCGCGGGAGGAGAATTCCTTGTTCCGCAGGCCCTGCCGGATCCGGCTCAGGGTCAGTTCGCGAACCACGACAACCCCTTCAAGTAATTGTTCTGCGTGCGGCCGCGCCCGAAACGGCGCGGCATACGGCGGGAGGCGGCGCAGCTATTCCACCGAGCGCGGGACCCGGTAGTAGCCTTCCACCACGTCGGGAGCGCTCTTCTGCAGCTCGCCCCGATCCCAGTCACTGGTGACCTCGTCGCCGCGCAGCGGCTGGGAGAGGTCCAGCGGGTGGGCGAGCGGGGTCACATCCGCGGTGTCCACCTGCTCGATCTGGTCGATCAGGTCCAGGACACGGGAGAGGTCCTCGGCCACGTCCGCGGCCTGCTCAGGGTCTAGGCGGAGCCGGGCGAGGTGGGCGACTTGTTCGGCGGTATCCCGATCCAGGGCCATCCGTGCGTCTCCTGCATTGAAAGCAGCGAAGCTACCATACCCCCTACCAGCCCTCAAGTTAGGGGCGCGGGCTCCGCAAAAAGTTTCATTCCCGCGCTCAAGTCCCGCCCTCCCGCCACGATAAGTGCTTCAGAGCCTTCGGCAAATTGCGCGCATCCGAGCGGAAAATCCGGCGCCATGCCTCGAAGGGGTGTCGTAAGGGTGGTAGCATGAGCGCCACTTCGGTGCCGGGAAATCCAAATTGCCGATGTCCCCGGGCGCTGCTAACCTACGTCGCCACGTTAGTCAGTATTTACTTATGCTACCGACCGGTTACCCGCTCCGAGGAACCGAACGGAGGATGGAACGCGGATGATTGTCGATCGCCTCATGGGGGCCTTCTCCAGTGACCTCGCCGTGGATTTGGGCACGGCCAACACTCTGATCTTTGTCCGTGGTAAAGGAATCGCGCTTTCCGAACCTTCCGTGGTGGCCATCCGCGAAGGCGAGCGTGGCATGAAGCGGATTCAGGCCGTGGGCAACGAGGCCAAGGAAATGCTCGGCCGCACCCCGGGCAACATCACGGCCATCCGGCCCATGCGGGACGGAGTCATCGCCGACTTCCAGGTCACAGAGGCGATGCTCAAGCACTTCATCCGCAAGGCCCACAACAACCGCATCATGCGGCCCAGTCCCCGCATCATCGTTTCCGTTCCCTATGGTTCCACGCCCGTGGAGCGACGCGCCATCCGGGAATCCGCCGAGAGCGCCGGCGCCCGCCAGGTCTTCCTCATCGAGGAGCCCATGGCGGCGGCGATCGGCGCCGGTCTGCCCATCGGAGAAGCGCGGGGCTCCATGGTGGTGGACATCGGCGGTGGCACCACCGAAGTAGCCATCATCTCCCTCGGCGGCATCGTCTATTCGCAGAGCGTGCGCATGGGCGGCGACAAGATGGATGACGCCATCGTCGGCTACATCCGACGCAAGTACAACGTCATCATCGGCGAGAGCACCGCGGAGCGGATCAAGATCGAGATCGGCAGCGCGGCCCGGGTGGCGGAGTCGGACAACCGTGAGATGAGCATCAAGGGACGCGACCTAGCCCGGGGCATACCCACCACCTTGAACCTGACCACCAACGAGATCCTCGAGGCCCTCGAAGAACCGCTCAACAGCATCGTCGAGGGCGTGAAGGTGGCCCTTGAGCAGGCGCCTCCCGAGCTAGCCGGCGACATCGCCGAGCGTGGCCTGGTGCTCACCGGCGGCGGCGCCCTGATTCACGCCATGGACAAGCGGCTCATGGACGAGTCGGACCTGCCCGTGGTCGTGGCGGAGAACCCGCTGAACTGCGTGGCGCTCGGCGGCGGCAGAGCCCTGGAAGAGATCGACACGTTCCGGGACGTCTTCGCCCGCGAATAGCAGGATGCTGAAAAACACCGTCCGGAGGGCTGCCCGAGCGTACTCCGGTGCCCGCACCGCAGCCAGCCGTCGCGTGGGTTTTCAACAGCCTGATCAGGTCTCCGGTCCGTCCGGGACGCGCCAGTCCGGTCTCGGCTTTGCCTGGCCCGGTAACACAGGTCGCAGATGGGATTTCATACCGCAACCCGTCAATCCAAACCTGGAGTGGCCGCCATCATCCTGGCGGCCCTATCGATCCTCCTCATGGGCGCCGACAGCCGGTTCGCCTGGACCGAGAACATCCGCAGCGCCCTGCTTTCGACCATATATCCCGTCCAGCGGGTGGTGAGCGCACCCATCCTGCTCTCCCAGGCTTTCTCCGAGGAGGTGCGGAGCCACTTCCGGGTACACCATCAGAATGAGCGCCTGCAGGACCGGCTGCGCCACCTCCGGGTGGAGAACCAGGAGCTGGAGGCCCTTCGCCGCGAGAACGACCGCCTTCGGCAGCTCCTCAACGAGGCGCAGCGCCTGGAGCGCTCCGTGAGTGCGGTGCAGATCGTCGCCGAGAGCCCCGACCCCTTCCACCATACCCTGACCATCAGCCGGGGGGAGCTGAACGGGGTCTACTCGGGACAGCCGGTCATCAGCGCCGAGGGTGTGGTGGGCCAGATCAGCGCGCTGGCACCCATTACCGCCCAGGTCATCCTGTTGACGGATCCCAACAGCGGCATCCCGGTTCTCGTCCGGGATTCCCGGGTGCGGGGCATCCTGGCGGGCACGGGCAGCAAGGACCGCCTGGAGCTGCGCTACGTCCCCACCAGCGCACAGGTGGAGGCCGGTGACGAGCTGGTCACCTCGGGCCTGGGGGGCGTATTCCCCAAGGGGCTGCAGGCGGCGCGTGTGGTGGAGGTGGTGCGCGATCCCCATTCGCCGTTCGCGGAGATAACCGCCCGTCCGGCGGTCCCCGTGTCCCGGCTGGAGGATGTGCTGCTGCTCGAGGAGGGCAAACCGGGGCCCGAGAAACAGGAAGAGGAACAGGTACAGGCGAAGGCACAGGAAAGGGCGGCGCCTTGAACCTAGGCGGACATTTGGTCGTAGCCACTAGTATCGCCGTGGCGCTGGGCCTGGGCGGACTCCCGCTCGCCCAGCCCATCACGTACCTCTGGCCGGACTGGGTGCTGCTCACCATCAGCTACTGGGGGCTGGCCGCCCCCCACCGTTACGGCCTGGGGATGGCCTTCATTGCAGGCCTGTTCCAGGACGTATCCACCGCCACCCTGCTGGGCCTGCACGCCCTGATCTACGTCTTCTCCCTGTACCTGATCATCGAGAACCACCTCCGGATCCGGCTGCTGCACCTCTGGGGGCAGACCCTGGTGGTCTTTTTTCTCGCCCTGTTCAG
Encoded here:
- the gatA gene encoding Asp-tRNA(Asn)/Glu-tRNA(Gln) amidotransferase subunit GatA, whose translation is MVRELTLSRIRQGLRNKEFSSREVTQAYLDRIEELDPRLNSFTQSFRDAALAAADAADRRIAAGEARPLEGVPIAHKDLLATVEGRTTCASRMLESYQSPFDATVVERLGEAGAVVLGKTNLDELAMGSSNETSYFGPVRNPWSTDAVPGGSSGGSGASVAARLCAGATGTDTGGSIRQPAGLCGITGLKPTYGRCSRYGLVAFASSLDQPGPMALTAEDCAHMLTAMAGFDERDSTSVDRPVNDYVGGLEADFSGKVIGVPAEFFTEGLAPDVERAVKAALDQYRALGAEVREIHLPHYPYSIPTYQVISAAEASSNLARFDGVRYTHRTAEPENLIDMYQSTRAEGFGAEVQRRIMVGTFVLSAGYYDAYYLKAQKVRTRIRDDFAKAFEEVDLIAGPTSPTAAFGIGEKATDPIAMYLSDLYTTAANLAGVPGISFPCGFSEGGLPVGMHMMANFFREDLLLNAAHQYQQATDWHTRIPEGF
- the gatC gene encoding Asp-tRNA(Asn)/Glu-tRNA(Gln) amidotransferase subunit GatC, with the translated sequence MALDRDTAEQVAHLARLRLDPEQAADVAEDLSRVLDLIDQIEQVDTADVTPLAHPLDLSQPLRGDEVTSDWDRGELQKSAPDVVEGYYRVPRSVE
- a CDS encoding rod shape-determining protein; translated protein: MIVDRLMGAFSSDLAVDLGTANTLIFVRGKGIALSEPSVVAIREGERGMKRIQAVGNEAKEMLGRTPGNITAIRPMRDGVIADFQVTEAMLKHFIRKAHNNRIMRPSPRIIVSVPYGSTPVERRAIRESAESAGARQVFLIEEPMAAAIGAGLPIGEARGSMVVDIGGGTTEVAIISLGGIVYSQSVRMGGDKMDDAIVGYIRRKYNVIIGESTAERIKIEIGSAARVAESDNREMSIKGRDLARGIPTTLNLTTNEILEALEEPLNSIVEGVKVALEQAPPELAGDIAERGLVLTGGGALIHAMDKRLMDESDLPVVVAENPLNCVALGGGRALEEIDTFRDVFARE
- the mreC gene encoding rod shape-determining protein MreC, producing the protein MAAIILAALSILLMGADSRFAWTENIRSALLSTIYPVQRVVSAPILLSQAFSEEVRSHFRVHHQNERLQDRLRHLRVENQELEALRRENDRLRQLLNEAQRLERSVSAVQIVAESPDPFHHTLTISRGELNGVYSGQPVISAEGVVGQISALAPITAQVILLTDPNSGIPVLVRDSRVRGILAGTGSKDRLELRYVPTSAQVEAGDELVTSGLGGVFPKGLQAARVVEVVRDPHSPFAEITARPAVPVSRLEDVLLLEEGKPGPEKQEEEQVQAKAQERAAP
- the mreD gene encoding rod shape-determining protein MreD: MNLGGHLVVATSIAVALGLGGLPLAQPITYLWPDWVLLTISYWGLAAPHRYGLGMAFIAGLFQDVSTATLLGLHALIYVFSLYLIIENHLRIRLLHLWGQTLVVFFLALFSVLLQLWVEGTTRDLGANLWSLVSAVTTGLFWSPVFLFLRSLRQRFSIA